A genomic region of Herbaspirillum sp. DW155 contains the following coding sequences:
- a CDS encoding peptidylprolyl isomerase: protein MKIAKNTVVSVNYKLSDAQNNLIEQSSEPMVYLHGGYHNTLPKIEEALDGKETGYSTTIQVEPEDAFGEYDSELVKIEPVERLPQPLEVGMQFEGSPDDDSEESVIFTVTEVADGKAVLDGNHPLAGIALRFELAVTEVRAASEEEVAHGHVHGAHGHHHHHDDEDEGEAGDHFRSQPLN, encoded by the coding sequence ATGAAGATCGCGAAGAATACCGTCGTTTCCGTCAACTACAAGCTGTCGGATGCCCAGAACAACCTGATCGAGCAAAGCAGCGAGCCGATGGTCTACCTGCACGGCGGCTACCACAACACCCTGCCCAAGATCGAAGAAGCGCTGGACGGCAAGGAAACCGGCTACAGCACCACCATCCAGGTCGAGCCGGAAGATGCCTTCGGCGAATACGATTCCGAGCTGGTCAAGATCGAGCCGGTCGAGCGCCTGCCGCAACCGCTGGAAGTGGGCATGCAGTTCGAAGGTTCGCCCGACGATGACAGCGAAGAGTCGGTCATCTTCACCGTCACCGAAGTGGCGGACGGCAAGGCCGTGCTCGATGGCAACCACCCGCTGGCCGGCATCGCGCTGCGCTTTGAACTGGCCGTTACCGAAGTGCGCGCCGCCTCCGAAGAAGAAGTGGCCCACGGTCACGTCCACGGTGCCCACGGCCACCACCATCATCACGATGATGAAGATGAAGGCGAAGCCGGCGACCACTTCCGCAGCCAGCCGCTGAACTGA
- a CDS encoding cupin domain-containing protein encodes MKKLDLLGGITPAQFLRDYWHKKPLLIRNAIPGFTAPLPRQELFELARLEDVESRLITHRPGGWDMEHGPFSKLPPLKQKAWTLLVQGVNLHHPAADALLRQFRFVPDARLDDLMISYATDGGGVGPHFDSYDVFLLQAHGQRRWRISAQDDLTLEEGVPLKILSHFEAEQEFVLEPGDMLYLPPQYAHDGVAIGECMTYSIGFRSPAYQELGESFLEFMMDTIDLPGRYEDPDLKATTRPAELPLDMVARIRDELNKIRFTDDDITIFLGQHLSEPKPSVFFQAGPQEMSFARFFQSAKKRGLALHRKTRMLYRGSHVFINGESFQVGRTDKAILARLADSRVLEKSDFDQASEDLLEALHQWHESGWLEIVRDQ; translated from the coding sequence ATGAAAAAACTCGATCTGCTCGGCGGCATCACGCCCGCCCAATTCCTGCGTGACTACTGGCATAAGAAGCCCCTCCTCATCCGCAACGCCATCCCCGGTTTCACCGCGCCGCTGCCGCGCCAGGAGCTGTTCGAACTGGCCCGCCTGGAAGACGTCGAATCGCGCCTCATCACCCATCGCCCCGGCGGCTGGGACATGGAACACGGCCCCTTCAGCAAGTTGCCGCCCTTGAAGCAAAAGGCCTGGACCCTGCTGGTGCAGGGCGTGAACCTGCACCATCCGGCCGCCGACGCCCTGCTGCGCCAGTTCCGCTTCGTGCCCGATGCGCGCCTGGACGACCTGATGATCAGCTATGCCACCGATGGCGGCGGCGTCGGTCCGCACTTCGATTCCTACGACGTCTTCCTGCTGCAGGCGCACGGCCAGCGCCGCTGGCGCATCAGCGCCCAGGATGACCTGACGCTGGAAGAAGGCGTACCGCTGAAGATCCTCAGCCACTTCGAGGCCGAGCAGGAATTCGTGCTGGAACCGGGCGACATGCTCTACCTGCCGCCGCAGTATGCGCATGACGGTGTGGCCATCGGCGAATGCATGACCTATTCGATCGGTTTCCGCTCGCCGGCCTACCAGGAACTGGGGGAATCCTTCCTGGAATTCATGATGGATACCATCGACCTGCCCGGCCGCTATGAAGATCCCGACCTGAAGGCCACGACCAGGCCCGCCGAATTGCCGCTGGACATGGTGGCGCGCATCCGCGACGAGCTCAACAAGATCCGCTTCACCGATGACGACATCACCATCTTCCTCGGCCAGCATCTGTCGGAGCCCAAACCCAGCGTGTTCTTCCAGGCAGGGCCGCAGGAAATGTCCTTTGCTCGCTTTTTCCAGAGCGCCAAGAAGCGAGGTCTGGCATTGCATCGCAAGACGCGCATGCTGTACCGCGGCTCGCACGTTTTCATCAATGGTGAATCCTTCCAGGTCGGACGCACGGACAAGGCGATCCTGGCCCGGCTGGCCGACTCGCGTGTACTGGAGAAATCCGACTTCGACCAGGCCTCCGAGGATCTGCTGGAAGCCTTGCATCAATGGCATGAAAGTGGCTGGCTCGAGATTGTTCGCGATCAGTGA
- a CDS encoding MBL fold metallo-hydrolase yields MKFASLGSGSEGNALLISAAAGDQRPSSGTTVMLDCGFTLREAEKRMLRLGLDPSDVSAIVVTHEHSDHVSGVFKFARRYRIPVWLSYGTWQAVAEQAADVDVRFCADGQKIAIGDLELSPYTVPHDAREPIQYVAGDGDRRLGVLTDAGQPTAHLVQSLGACDALLLECNHDREMLDRSPYPAFLKRRIGGDYGHLANDASAEILRLLDKSRLKRVIGAHLSQQNNTPELARAAIESVLGSTFGDIGIACQEEGFSWLEV; encoded by the coding sequence ATGAAGTTCGCGAGCCTCGGCAGCGGCAGCGAAGGCAATGCGCTGCTGATCTCGGCCGCAGCCGGCGACCAGCGTCCCTCATCGGGGACCACGGTCATGCTGGACTGCGGCTTTACTTTGCGCGAGGCCGAAAAGCGCATGCTGCGTCTCGGTCTCGATCCCTCCGACGTGTCGGCCATCGTGGTCACGCACGAGCATTCGGATCACGTCAGCGGCGTCTTCAAGTTTGCACGGCGCTATCGCATCCCGGTCTGGCTCAGCTACGGCACCTGGCAGGCGGTGGCCGAACAGGCCGCTGACGTTGACGTGCGTTTCTGCGCCGATGGTCAGAAGATCGCCATCGGTGATCTTGAACTCTCTCCCTATACCGTTCCGCACGACGCCCGCGAGCCCATCCAGTATGTGGCCGGCGATGGCGACCGCCGTCTTGGCGTGCTCACCGATGCCGGACAGCCGACCGCCCATCTGGTGCAGTCCCTCGGTGCCTGCGATGCGCTGCTGCTGGAATGCAATCACGACCGCGAGATGCTGGACCGCTCGCCCTATCCCGCCTTCCTCAAGCGCCGCATCGGCGGCGATTACGGCCACCTGGCCAATGACGCCAGCGCCGAGATCCTGCGCCTGCTTGACAAGAGCCGCCTCAAACGCGTCATCGGCGCCCATCTCAGTCAACAGAACAACACCCCCGAACTCGCGCGTGCCGCCATCGAAAGCGTGCTGGGAAGCACCTTTGGTGATATCGGCATCGCTTGCCAGGAGGAAGGTTTTTCCTGGCTGGAAGTGTGA
- the bamC gene encoding outer membrane protein assembly factor BamC produces MTNSKNVRPVSRSAYTLTQRSIVVALALAGLAGCSSVGSLLEGDRIDYKSAEKARGPRLEVPPDLTQLQRDNRYAIPEANKGVATASGYQLEQQTKPTAEVSTVAPAKQGDAVRIERDGSQRWLVVKQTPEQLWPQIKDFWQDNGFLINIESPDTGVMETDWAENRAKIPQDFVRNTLGKVFDSLYSTGERDKFRTRLERGPNGTTEIFISHRGAEEVLTGSAKETSVWTARPSDPGLEAEFLSRLMVRLGAEETKAKAAVANAPSLQARSRLQKTATGTSVQVDEGFDRAWRRVGLALDRVGFTVEDRDRSQGIYYVRYVDQDQDAKDKKDDGFFSRIFSSKDKDKKAAKYRIVVKGAGSDSSNIVVQNGEGGPDTSGISDKILGLLNDQLK; encoded by the coding sequence ATGACTAATAGCAAGAACGTTCGTCCGGTCTCCCGCTCCGCGTACACACTTACCCAACGCAGCATCGTCGTCGCACTGGCGCTGGCCGGACTGGCAGGATGCTCGTCCGTCGGCAGCTTGCTCGAAGGCGACCGTATCGATTACAAGAGCGCTGAAAAGGCCCGTGGCCCGCGTCTGGAAGTGCCGCCCGACCTGACTCAGCTGCAGCGCGACAACCGCTACGCCATTCCCGAAGCCAACAAGGGCGTGGCCACCGCTTCCGGCTATCAGCTGGAGCAGCAGACCAAGCCGACCGCCGAGGTGAGCACCGTGGCACCCGCCAAGCAGGGTGATGCGGTGCGTATCGAGCGCGATGGCTCGCAGCGCTGGCTGGTGGTCAAGCAGACCCCGGAACAACTGTGGCCGCAGATCAAGGACTTCTGGCAGGACAACGGTTTCCTCATCAACATCGAGTCGCCTGATACCGGCGTGATGGAAACCGACTGGGCCGAAAACCGCGCCAAGATCCCGCAGGACTTCGTCCGCAATACCCTGGGCAAGGTGTTTGATTCGCTGTATTCCACCGGTGAGCGCGACAAGTTCCGTACCCGCCTGGAGCGCGGCCCCAACGGCACCACCGAGATCTTCATCAGCCATCGCGGCGCCGAAGAAGTGCTGACCGGTTCGGCCAAGGAAACCTCGGTGTGGACCGCGCGTCCCTCCGATCCGGGCCTGGAGGCCGAATTCCTGTCGCGTCTGATGGTGCGCCTGGGTGCCGAAGAAACCAAGGCCAAGGCTGCCGTGGCCAATGCACCGTCGCTGCAGGCCCGTTCGCGCCTGCAGAAGACCGCCACCGGCACCAGTGTGCAAGTGGATGAAGGCTTCGACCGCGCATGGCGCCGTGTCGGCCTGGCGCTGGATCGCGTGGGCTTCACCGTGGAAGACCGCGACCGCAGCCAGGGCATCTACTACGTGCGCTACGTGGACCAGGACCAGGATGCCAAGGACAAGAAGGATGACGGTTTCTTCTCGCGCATCTTCAGCTCCAAGGACAAGGACAAGAAGGCCGCCAAGTACCGCATCGTGGTCAAGGGCGCCGGTTCCGACAGCAGCAACATCGTGGTCCAGAACGGCGAGGGTGGTCCGGATACCTCGGGTATCTCCGACAAGATCCTCGGTCTGCTCAACGACCAGCTGAAGTAA
- the dapA gene encoding 4-hydroxy-tetrahydrodipicolinate synthase, with product MIKGSIVAIVTPMHPDGSLDYDGLRKLIDWHIAEGTDSIVIVGTTGESPTVSMEEHCELIKVAVEHTAKRIPIIAGTGGNSTSEAIELTAFAKKVGADASLQVVPYYNRPTQEGMYLHFKTIAEAVDLPVILYNVPGRTVADMSNETILRLAQVKGIVGVKDATGNIARGTDLIRLAPKSFAVYSGDDATAIALMFYGGAGNISVTANVAPRAMHELCVAAMSGNIARAVELNNQLLPLHNKLFVEPNPVPVKWAMQEMGLIPSGMRLPLAPLGAAYHDTVRAALRESGVLN from the coding sequence ATGATCAAGGGTAGCATTGTTGCAATCGTCACTCCCATGCATCCGGACGGCAGCCTCGACTACGATGGCCTGCGCAAGCTGATCGACTGGCATATCGCCGAGGGAACTGACAGCATCGTCATCGTCGGCACCACCGGCGAATCGCCCACCGTCTCGATGGAAGAGCACTGCGAACTGATCAAGGTCGCGGTCGAGCATACGGCCAAACGCATTCCCATCATCGCTGGCACCGGCGGCAATTCCACTTCCGAAGCCATCGAACTGACCGCCTTCGCCAAGAAGGTCGGCGCCGACGCCTCCCTGCAAGTGGTGCCTTACTACAACCGCCCGACCCAGGAAGGCATGTATCTGCACTTCAAGACCATCGCCGAGGCGGTGGATCTGCCGGTGATCCTGTACAACGTCCCCGGCCGCACCGTGGCCGACATGAGCAACGAGACCATCCTGCGCCTGGCCCAGGTCAAGGGCATCGTGGGCGTCAAGGACGCCACCGGCAATATTGCCCGTGGCACCGACCTGATCCGCCTGGCCCCCAAGAGCTTCGCGGTCTATTCGGGTGACGACGCCACGGCGATTGCGCTGATGTTCTACGGCGGCGCCGGTAACATCTCGGTGACTGCCAACGTCGCCCCGCGCGCCATGCACGAGCTGTGCGTGGCCGCCATGAGCGGCAACATCGCCCGTGCCGTGGAACTGAACAACCAGTTGCTGCCGCTGCACAACAAGCTCTTCGTCGAGCCCAACCCGGTACCGGTCAAGTGGGCCATGCAGGAGATGGGCCTGATCCCGTCGGGCATGCGTCTGCCGCTGGCACCGCTGGGCGCGGCGTACCACGACACCGTGCGCGCGGCCCTGCGCGAGTCCGGTGTCTTAAACTGA
- a CDS encoding tryptophan--tRNA ligase, protein MYPDRVVSGMRPTGALHLGHYHGALKNWVKLQSELPCLFFVADWHALTTHYDDPSVIETSTWEMVVDWLAAGVDPAQATLFIQSRVPEHAELHLLLSMATPLGWLERVPTYKDQQEKLADRDLATYGFLGYPLLQAADVLIYRASQVPVGEDQVPHIEIMREIARRFNHLYGKEKGFEEKALAATKKLGSKRAKLYLELRTQFQEKGDDEALEQAKAMLDDAQNLSMIDRERLFGYLEGSRKLILTEPQAMLTEASRLPGLDGAKMSKSYGNAIALREDAASVTKKVKTMPTDPQRVRRSDPGDPDKCPVWQFHQVYSNAEVKDWAAKGCRSAGIGCLECKQPVIDAILQEQQPMLERAQPYLDDPSLVRAIVADGCDKARKLAQDTMRDVREAMGLGY, encoded by the coding sequence ATGTATCCTGATCGCGTCGTCTCCGGCATGCGCCCCACGGGCGCGCTGCACCTGGGCCACTATCACGGTGCCCTGAAGAACTGGGTCAAGCTGCAGTCCGAATTGCCCTGCCTGTTCTTCGTGGCTGACTGGCATGCACTGACCACCCATTACGACGATCCGTCCGTGATCGAGACCAGCACCTGGGAAATGGTGGTCGACTGGCTCGCCGCCGGGGTCGATCCTGCCCAGGCGACGCTGTTCATCCAGTCGCGCGTGCCCGAGCATGCCGAACTGCATCTGCTGCTGTCCATGGCCACGCCGCTGGGCTGGTTGGAACGCGTGCCGACCTACAAGGACCAGCAGGAAAAGCTGGCCGACCGCGACCTGGCCACCTATGGCTTCCTCGGCTATCCGCTGCTGCAGGCGGCCGACGTGCTGATCTACCGCGCCAGCCAGGTGCCGGTGGGTGAAGACCAGGTGCCGCACATCGAGATCATGCGCGAGATCGCGCGCCGCTTTAATCACCTCTACGGCAAGGAAAAAGGCTTCGAAGAGAAGGCCCTGGCCGCCACCAAGAAGCTGGGCAGCAAGCGCGCCAAGCTGTACCTGGAACTGCGCACCCAATTCCAGGAAAAGGGCGATGATGAAGCGTTGGAACAGGCCAAGGCCATGCTGGACGATGCCCAGAACCTGTCGATGATCGACCGTGAACGTCTGTTCGGCTATCTCGAAGGCAGCCGCAAGTTGATCCTCACCGAGCCGCAGGCCATGTTGACCGAGGCCTCGCGCCTGCCGGGGCTGGATGGCGCCAAGATGTCCAAGAGCTACGGCAATGCCATCGCCCTGCGCGAGGACGCGGCCTCGGTCACCAAGAAGGTCAAGACCATGCCGACCGACCCGCAGCGCGTGCGCCGCAGCGATCCGGGCGATCCGGACAAATGCCCGGTCTGGCAGTTCCACCAGGTGTATTCGAACGCGGAAGTGAAGGATTGGGCCGCCAAGGGCTGCCGTTCGGCCGGGATCGGCTGCCTGGAGTGCAAGCAGCCGGTGATCGATGCCATCCTGCAGGAGCAGCAGCCGATGCTGGAGCGGGCCCAGCCGTACCTGGACGATCCCTCGCTGGTGCGGGCCATCGTCGCCGATGGCTGCGACAAGGCCCGCAAGCTGGCCCAGGACACCATGCGCGACGTGCGCGAGGCCATGGGGCTGGGATATTGA
- a CDS encoding site-2 protease family protein, producing the protein MNELIQTVAVYALPVLFAITLHEAAHAYAAKFFGDTTAYSMGRMSLNPVKHIDPFGTILIPILLYFATGGNFLFGYAKPVPINFGQLRKPKRDMAWVALAGPAANFFMALLWTLAIYALVLGGVQEEFFMLMAKAGVLTNLVMFAFNLFPIPPLDGGRILTSLLPHKAAYKFARIEPYGFFIVMALVLLKVIYTWWMAPVMYVASKLLQLITLPITLLF; encoded by the coding sequence ATGAACGAACTTATCCAGACTGTCGCGGTATACGCGCTGCCCGTGCTCTTCGCCATTACCCTGCACGAGGCGGCCCACGCCTATGCGGCCAAGTTTTTCGGAGATACCACGGCCTATTCGATGGGGCGCATGAGCCTCAACCCGGTCAAGCACATCGATCCCTTCGGCACCATCCTCATCCCCATCCTGCTGTACTTCGCCACCGGCGGCAATTTTCTGTTCGGCTACGCCAAGCCGGTGCCGATCAATTTCGGCCAGCTGCGCAAGCCCAAGCGCGACATGGCCTGGGTCGCGCTGGCCGGTCCGGCTGCCAATTTCTTCATGGCACTGCTGTGGACGCTGGCCATCTATGCGCTGGTGTTGGGCGGGGTACAAGAAGAATTCTTCATGCTCATGGCCAAGGCCGGGGTGCTGACCAATCTGGTGATGTTCGCCTTCAACCTGTTCCCGATCCCGCCGCTGGACGGCGGACGCATCCTGACCAGCCTGTTGCCGCACAAAGCTGCGTATAAATTCGCCCGGATCGAGCCCTATGGCTTCTTCATCGTCATGGCGCTGGTGCTGCTCAAGGTCATCTACACCTGGTGGATGGCGCCGGTGATGTATGTGGCCAGCAAGTTGCTGCAGTTGATTACCTTGCCCATTACCCTGCTGTTCTGA
- a CDS encoding L-threonylcarbamoyladenylate synthase, producing MSQFFEIHPDNPQLRLIKQAAQIIHKGGLVALPTDSCYALVCQLDNKEAVERVRRIRGVDEKHHLTLLCRDLSEIAQYAKVDNRQYRLLKAATPGAYTFILEATKEVPRRLSHPSRKTIGLRVPENRIAHMLLEELGQPLLGTTLILPDEELPLTSADDIRSHLEKQIELVIDSGACSLEPTTVIDLTDDNEPVLVRQGRGDASLFGLQAA from the coding sequence ATGAGCCAGTTTTTCGAGATTCACCCCGACAACCCGCAACTGCGCCTGATCAAGCAAGCCGCGCAGATCATCCACAAGGGCGGCCTGGTGGCCCTGCCCACCGACTCCTGTTACGCGCTGGTCTGCCAGCTGGACAACAAGGAGGCGGTCGAGCGCGTGCGCCGCATCCGTGGCGTCGATGAAAAGCACCACCTGACGCTGCTGTGCCGCGACCTCTCCGAGATCGCCCAGTATGCCAAGGTCGACAACCGCCAGTACCGGCTGCTCAAGGCCGCCACGCCCGGTGCCTATACCTTCATCCTGGAAGCCACCAAGGAAGTGCCGCGCCGGCTCTCGCACCCCTCGCGCAAGACCATCGGCCTGCGCGTGCCGGAGAATCGCATCGCCCACATGCTGCTCGAAGAACTGGGCCAGCCGCTGCTGGGCACGACCCTGATCCTGCCGGATGAAGAACTGCCGCTGACTAGCGCCGACGACATTCGCAGCCATCTGGAAAAACAGATCGAGCTGGTCATCGACAGCGGCGCCTGCAGCCTGGAACCGACCACCGTGATCGACCTCACCGACGACAATGAACCGGTGCTGGTGCGCCAGGGCAGGGGGGATGCAAGTCTGTTCGGTTTGCAGGCCGCCTGA
- the htpX gene encoding protease HtpX — translation MKRILLFIATNIAVLVVMSVILSLLGVDRFLTRAGLNLPMLLVFSLVVGFTGSIISLLMSKSMAKWSTGARVIETPMNGTEAWLLQTVGKLAQRAGIGMPEVAVYDGEPNAFATGAFRDSALVAVSTGLLQGMTQEEVEAVLGHEVAHIANGDMVTMTLIQGVVNTFVVFLSRVVGYFVDSALRRNNDESGPGIGYMVTVMVCQIVFGIGASMIVAWFSRHREFRADAGAARLLGTPQPMINALARLGGFSPEGLPQNMAALGISDKPGMMELFSTHPPLEQRIAALRGQR, via the coding sequence ATGAAACGCATCCTGCTGTTTATCGCCACCAACATCGCCGTGCTGGTGGTGATGAGCGTCATCCTGTCGCTCCTGGGTGTGGACCGCTTCCTCACCCGCGCCGGCCTGAATCTGCCGATGCTGCTGGTGTTCTCGCTGGTGGTCGGTTTCACGGGATCGATCATCTCCTTGCTGATGAGCAAGAGCATGGCCAAGTGGTCCACCGGCGCGCGCGTGATCGAGACCCCCATGAACGGCACCGAAGCCTGGCTGCTGCAGACCGTGGGCAAGCTGGCCCAGCGCGCCGGCATCGGCATGCCCGAAGTGGCGGTCTATGACGGCGAACCCAATGCCTTCGCTACGGGCGCGTTCCGGGATTCGGCCCTGGTGGCGGTGTCCACCGGGCTGTTGCAGGGCATGACGCAGGAAGAAGTGGAAGCCGTACTCGGCCACGAGGTGGCGCACATCGCCAATGGCGACATGGTGACCATGACATTGATCCAGGGCGTGGTGAATACCTTCGTGGTGTTCCTGTCGCGGGTGGTGGGCTATTTCGTCGATTCGGCCTTGCGCCGCAACAACGATGAGTCCGGTCCCGGCATCGGATACATGGTGACGGTGATGGTGTGCCAGATCGTCTTCGGTATCGGCGCCTCGATGATCGTGGCCTGGTTCTCGCGCCATCGCGAGTTCCGTGCCGATGCCGGCGCGGCGCGCCTGTTGGGCACGCCTCAGCCGATGATCAATGCCCTGGCGCGGCTGGGCGGATTTTCGCCGGAAGGCCTGCCGCAGAACATGGCGGCCCTGGGCATCAGCGACAAGCCCGGCATGATGGAACTGTTCTCGACGCACCCACCGCTGGAACAGCGCATCGCGGCCCTGCGTGGCCAGCGCTAA
- a CDS encoding 3',5'-nucleoside bisphosphate phosphatase produces the protein MSELKFDLHCHSNVSDGLLSPEEVAARARANGVGVWALTDHDEVGGVARARAAARALGMEHVAGVEISVTWAGHTVHIVGLRIDENDQTLIDGLAATRNGRERRAREIAEALERHGICGAYEGALKHVGNPDLISRTHFARYLVECGTCCDTKEVFANYLTEGKPGYVPHRWATLEESVRWIRGAGGVAVIAHPGRYKYTPTQFGALFDEFKQLGGVAIEVNTGSHTPEQYQEYAQVARRYGFLASMGSDFHGPGESRMDLGALPPLPSGVKPVWHDWGL, from the coding sequence ATGTCTGAACTCAAGTTCGATCTGCATTGCCACTCCAACGTCTCCGACGGCCTGTTGTCGCCGGAAGAGGTGGCCGCGCGCGCCAGGGCTAACGGCGTGGGCGTATGGGCGCTGACCGATCACGATGAAGTCGGTGGCGTGGCCCGCGCGCGTGCGGCGGCCCGTGCGCTGGGCATGGAGCATGTGGCGGGGGTGGAGATTTCGGTCACCTGGGCCGGGCATACGGTGCACATCGTGGGTTTGCGCATCGACGAGAACGACCAGACCCTGATCGACGGCCTGGCCGCTACCCGCAACGGCCGCGAGCGCCGCGCCCGCGAGATTGCCGAGGCGCTGGAGCGGCACGGCATCTGCGGCGCCTACGAGGGCGCGTTGAAGCACGTGGGCAACCCCGACCTGATCTCGCGCACGCACTTTGCGCGCTATCTCGTCGAATGCGGCACCTGCTGCGATACCAAGGAAGTCTTCGCCAACTACCTCACCGAAGGCAAGCCCGGCTACGTGCCGCACCGCTGGGCCACGCTGGAAGAGTCGGTGCGCTGGATCCGCGGGGCCGGCGGGGTGGCGGTGATCGCCCATCCGGGCCGCTACAAGTACACGCCGACCCAGTTCGGCGCGCTCTTCGATGAGTTCAAGCAGCTGGGCGGAGTGGCCATCGAAGTCAATACCGGCAGCCATACGCCGGAGCAGTACCAGGAATATGCCCAGGTGGCCCGCCGCTATGGTTTCCTGGCATCGATGGGCTCGGACTTCCACGGTCCGGGCGAGTCGCGCATGGACCTGGGCGCGTTGCCGCCGCTGCCCTCCGGGGTCAAGCCGGTGTGGCACGACTGGGGGCTGTAA
- a CDS encoding alpha/beta hydrolase, giving the protein MRSIIAKKTSRSEFLDVRGLRYHVRHWGDPQAPKIFMMHGWMDMSASFQFMVDAMQGEWHVIAPDWRGFGLTQRSPAQSYWFPDYLADLDAILDHYAGDEAINLLGHSMGGNAVTLYAGVRPQRIQRLINLEGIGLPTAKAEQAPGRFTQWLDEMKNRPVLRGYATLDEVAARLQKNNARLSDERAGFLARHWAQQDESGLWQILGDPAHKQVSPILYRVDEMMACWSRITAPVLWIEAIDSDIWRFFGPASLKREEIDRRIACIPNTQVEMIADAGHMLHHDQPERLAQLIEAFLQQPA; this is encoded by the coding sequence ATGCGCTCAATCATCGCCAAGAAAACTTCCCGCTCCGAATTCCTCGACGTGCGCGGCCTGCGCTATCACGTACGCCACTGGGGCGACCCGCAGGCGCCCAAGATCTTCATGATGCATGGCTGGATGGATATGTCGGCGTCCTTCCAGTTCATGGTCGATGCCATGCAAGGGGAATGGCACGTCATCGCTCCGGACTGGCGCGGTTTCGGGCTGACCCAGCGCAGCCCGGCGCAGTCCTACTGGTTCCCCGACTATCTGGCCGATCTCGATGCCATCCTCGACCACTATGCCGGTGACGAGGCCATCAACCTGCTGGGTCACAGTATGGGCGGCAATGCCGTGACGCTCTATGCCGGCGTGCGTCCCCAGCGCATCCAGCGCCTCATCAACCTGGAAGGCATCGGCCTGCCCACGGCCAAGGCGGAGCAGGCGCCGGGACGCTTCACGCAATGGCTGGACGAGATGAAGAATCGTCCCGTGCTGCGCGGCTATGCGACGCTGGACGAAGTAGCGGCGCGGCTGCAGAAGAACAATGCGCGCCTGTCGGACGAGCGCGCCGGTTTCCTGGCCCGGCACTGGGCGCAGCAGGATGAGAGCGGCCTGTGGCAGATTCTGGGCGACCCGGCGCACAAGCAGGTCAGTCCCATCCTGTACCGGGTCGACGAGATGATGGCCTGCTGGAGCCGCATCACCGCGCCGGTGCTGTGGATCGAAGCCATCGACAGCGACATCTGGCGCTTCTTCGGTCCGGCCTCGCTCAAACGTGAAGAAATCGACCGCCGTATCGCCTGCATTCCCAACACGCAGGTGGAAATGATCGCCGACGCCGGCCACATGCTGCACCACGACCAGCCCGAACGGCTGGCGCAGCTGATCGAGGCCTTCCTGCAGCAGCCGGCCTGA